The sequence ATCATGTGGCCTTATAAATTGTATTATGTTATCACTCATAGAATGCTTTAATCACTCTGATATGCTGGCTTTCTGTTGACCATGATGGGAATGGTGTTGATACTGATTGTGTTATTGCGGTAAGACTACTCCCATTAGACGAGGGATTTTATTAGTCAAATTTGATATGGTACAAAATACACTGTATGTTGTCGCTTTGTTCATTTTGTACATCTCGACATCTAATTTTTTGCATGTTCCTCTTTTTAAGTGATGTCTTTTTTGATGCACTAATGGCATGTGCAACTTTAGAATATATGTTCCTTCGCATGTCTTAAGGTGGTGAACAAATCACGGAAGCATGAGTACACTTCTAGGAAATATCGCCAATAATTGTTTTCATATAAAGGACTCAAGACAGTTCCAATTCCCAAATGATAAAAAAGTTTTATACTAGTAGTTGAACAGTTTTAGCTTTCATCTGTCTGATACTATTGTGAAATATAAAGTGTTTTCCTTCATCTCTCAAAGGATAAGCTACTGGTTTCAGAAACCTTAAGGTTTTTATTTCATTGTCAACAAATAGTTGCTGGTTTTATAACCATGATTAGTTGTTTCTAAGCAACTTTGAGTTGCTTAAGAAACAATATTGCCTGACTTTAAAAACTTTTGATAAGTAACATAGCATAAAGCCTATTCTAACATTATCTACTTGCTTATATATCACACTTTAGTTTGGTTGTCTCTGATGATGTGGTTGAGACTTGTTCGCTTCTGGATGCTTCAGATTGAAGTGTTTGTCTgacaatattttaattattaagcTTGCCTGTGTGTGATAAGTACCTCTACCATCAACATCCATTTCTTCCTTGACAAGGTGATGTTATTGCAAAAGCACTGCATCAAGTTGCTTGATTTTATCCACAACTGCTACATCGTAACTTGCAATGAAGATTTCTTCTGTTATtagttgtaatttttttttgtgaaggGCATGCTTAGAAATCTTCTATTGGGATAAAGTAAATTAGTTTATCCTAAAAGACTGGCATTAATTTCCTCCTAAATTGTCTTCACTTATAATGATAAGCTGCATATCAGGCACCTTCTAACAATCAAATTCATTAATGCCATATAAATATGATTATAGATTCATATAATTAGTGCCAATAGAGAATGTAATTGGTCTTTCATGGGTAAAATGCATGAGTATCCATGGGTTAGTCAAGATATAATGTGGAAGGTGCCATGAAAGATGGAATTTTGTTGGTCTAGAGCAGAGGCAGCTTCAATGCATAGAGATTCCTCAAGTCTTTTTCCTTTTTACCTATTCCAAATAAATTTGGCTTCTATGAAATTTGAGTATGCTTAGAGGTCTGAGGACTTGGAAAAGACTCATTTTTATACCCATTGGGTTGAGCACTTGAGTTTGCCTGTTGCTTTCCTATTCCCAACTGGCTATTGGTCATCTTCTTTCTGACCCTCCCTCAGTGCCCTTTCCCTTTTTGCTTTTCAATGCCTTACAAAGGTAGTTTTAACTACCTCTGACAAAGGCGATGACCTCTCTTTATGATATCTGTAAATGCTTAGATTTCAAATATCTACCACTTGCAACACCGTGCCATTATTTAAGAAATCTTGGCTTCACATTAGAGTTTGTTATAgccttttttttcttgaattttgacTAGTGCCCATCATGGTTGAGATTTGTTGACTAGTTGTACCAACTGTGGTGCCTAATTCATGGCACCTGTGTTTTGATCAAGAATAACGGTGGTTGCTATTGGTGCTCACCACAAGTGCTCTATCATCAATATGATTGCAACGAGACATGCCTGCAGTAGAATACACTGCACCAAGCATAGTATATGCTGCTGTGTGGCAAACTATTCAAGCACTCAAGAAATTTGTAGCTTATGCTTTTCAAGCTCATCTGCAGAAGAGTCTGTAAATGAATTGGCCAAAACTGAGAAACTGAACTGAACTGACTCATTTAGTAAAAAACTTGGATTTATTTATTGAATAATTGGTTTGGTTTGAGTAGTTGGAAATTGGAACTTTTGGCTCTATGCCGGTTTGATCTTCTAAAGATTATCCAAATCAAACCAAACCAAATTGTGTAGTTGTATATTATTGGGAAACAAATatagaaacaaaatatttttgttcCATCCACATGCTGTTCGCAATATTATTCATTCATATTCATTCCCAGCCTTGTTTAAACATATTCTAATTATTTTCTGTCATCACAGAGAAAGGCTTACAGTACTATCTTATGTGGTGAATACTTGGTCCTAGTTGCCTTGACCTAACTGAAAATTGATCCCTGATCTTAGAGACTTATTCTATATTCCTGTTCATCTGATTTATTTCCTTCAGTGGCAAGAGTTCTGATTTTCTTATCACTAGGCAAATAAATTTTCTTTCAGGGGATTTACAGAATATATGAGCAATGGAGGAGAGTTGGCCTACCAGCAGCTCTGTAAGGAGATAACAGTAGAGTTCAATGATTGTTCAAAAGAAGTAGGTGGACCTTTTCTTACTGATCTTTATGCCTGTGCTCTATGAGCTGAATAAGCTGAATTTATTTTTCCTCCAGGTTCTTGAAATGGAATCTTTGCTTTTGATGCCAGATCTATCCCGtggtgatcttgctgatctcttaaAGGCTGTTCAGGCACAGGAAAAACAGAAGCTTCATTTGGTACCCAGACTTTGCCACATGTTCCTTTCTGAAAGTTTTTCTACTGGTAGCTTGATTTGTATATTATTCTGTATGACATATTTGGTATATACCTGGTTAGATACACATGACACTAGAAATAACCAAGTTTGTCAGAATGGCTTTTTAAACACAACGAAAATTGTTGAGGTGAAAAAGTTAGAAGAGGGAATGTGATTTGGTGATTACCTGCGACATAAGGATGCACAATACAAGAAAATTTGACTGATCTATTTTACCATTAACCCTGAGGAGGACATGAGCCATATAATAGAAGTCTAAATACTGTCTGTTTCCCTGATGTCAATTATTTGAATATTGCAATTTTTTTAACAGAAAGAACTTAATGAAAAACAACTTGCTGGTTTTTGGAAAAAATCACCTTTTcattttatttatgtatataaacTTGTGTGATTAAGAAACCCGCTGATGCTATCCCACAGTTGGAAAGGTTTTGGATAGAGAGGAGACAGCGCATGCTTAAAATTCATGAACTACATTCGTCATTGAGTTAGAGATAAAAAAGCCACGGCACTGAGCTGTATAAGTCAATTCTTAAGGTTGGTTGAGTGAATAAGATGGCTGTCTGGAATTcagcctttttttttcattttaagtgTATTATGGATAACATTTAGAGATTGGTGTAATGTATATGGATGTCTTGAAGGGCTACAACCATTAACAATCATATATTCACCTGAAATAATATTACATGGTCTAGTGGCTTTTTTCACTTTTGAAAACTCAGCTGAACAAGGACAATGGCTATATTGACTATTGCCTCAAATATTGCATTATACAAATGTGGTTGTATCCTTTTGAATGGCTTCTGTCAGAGATAATCCTCTATCATGGTGAGTGCTTGGCCCTATCTAGGGAGCAGAGGACTTGGCAAGGCAAAATTTTTTAACTTGCTTGAAACTTTATTTGGGTAGAGATCTTGATAAAACTTGTGAGGTCAATCTGATTCTTAAGTTTGTAATGCAGTTTCCTATTTGGTCATATAGATATTGCGCTCGAGTCAAAACTGTTCATGTCTTAAAGTTCTTTTTTTCCATTGCAGAAAGTCACTTTTTTAGTATATAATCTTGATTACCTTAGCTTGAATGCACTCTTTCATTGTTTGGGAATTACATTTGATTATAAAttcattttcataaaatatacTTGCCATTTGACATAGTGAACTTTTGTCGTTACTTCAAGTAGAATGTTACTGTAGGAAATTGAAGATTGAGTTTATAATCCAGGGCCTTAATTCTAATTATAAAAAGATGTGCAAAACTGTGTTAAGGACTTGATCTTTTCCGTGTCTGTGTACCTGTCATCACACATTCTGCTAATTTTTGCTTTCCTGGTGCCTCTGGTTGCCAAAAGACTGCAAGGATACAGATACTAAAGAAGGCAGGCCGCCCATCAGAGCGGCTGGTCAGCCATGAGAATTGTCGATTCGAGAAGCCAACTGAACACGAATGTGTGCATGTTCATGAGATTACCGAAGCCGCTGGAACTGAAGATGCTGAAGCTGATGCCGAGTATGACGGTGCGCTCAAGGAAGCCATCTGTGGCGTGCAGGATGCAGTGACCAACATAAATGAGCACTTGGAGGAGGTCCGTTATGAGATCGAGGCACTTGAATCAGAATAACTACTAATCCCCACACAGCAGCACCATACCAATCTGGTTCTGGCTATAAAAACCCTTGGTTACCTTGTTCATCTAGTAGTGCTTGTTTTTGGTACAGAAATCAGACCAGATATGAGCACAATGTTTATATGTCCTTTATACTATCCTCGCCAGCAAGTTCTGTAAATTTTTCATCAGTGTCTATGCTTGTTCTATTTGTGTTTCAGTGCCCTCAACAAATTGTTGCAAGAAATGATAGATTCACTGAAATAGAAAGTTGGAACTCTGTGAAGGTTGTTTacagatgatgatgatggctcAAATGGGCAGCAGAATAGAATAGTTTAAAATTGTGCTTGAATTCAATTCGTTTACATTAATATATGTGAAAATCTTTTGACAAGTTCTGTATATAAATCATCAAACTCTCCATTTGTTTGATGTTTTTCATGTCAAATATGTAGTGTATGATTCCAATATGTGCCAACCTCCAATATAATTTATAGGAAGCTGCAATGTTTTGCATCAAGGAATGTGTAAATGTAATGaattatcatcattattattgttattattattattattattattattattatgtaatgCATTTTTTAATAGTTTTCAAACACTAATGTCCCACTGGTTGTATATGTAAAAACAAACATGTAGAAGGGTGTTATGGTAATTGAAAGCACGCTCGCTATGTGATTCCTCCTCCCCGCATAAACATCTTTATTCCGCTTTTGAACTCCGCCATAGTCCCGtgcctctttctttcttttccccGGCTCGCTCGTggtgaaagaggaagaggaagaagaggcggaAACCTCGCGTCTTAAGAGATCTCTGTTAGAACATGTGgccttttattgaataagatatataatagaattgggttccgttgcgatattttagccagactaagtccactacggaacgattcctcggagatatccttgatgggaggaaatcttctgagatctcatctcatcgtagaccctctgctctcgcctataaacggACAGGATCTCTAGTGGTTGAGTGGGTGGTTAGTGTGTTAGAGCGTTGCacctctccgttgaggaattcagttattctcctcgtcTCTCTCCCCAAAAGCCcgctccccaaatccatcaatctatgtgatcctgtgaaaggataggaagagaggagaaagggtctactcttcgcactccctgtagattccgcagcgcgatcggattaaagacggaagacggagcctgcagcaatcttggatcacggtgtgctaagcagatcaaacaagatctctgaacggatggcatcaaaaggtacacatcgtataattagatctatgtattgaatttcaatcctggcatataggttaattccgcataattgatttagcataattacagatttttatccttacaattggtatcagagcccggtttttgaaatcatgcattagatctgtaaattaatttacgatgcataattacctttatcttccaagaactgctaagcagtaatggtcaccgtcgacctcgctgcaaatCTGCGGTTACGTCGAGTAGCGTACgcattacagaactcgtcccatatgtggacattacagaactcgtcccatatacggacattacagaactcgtcccatatgcggatATTACAGAACCCCGTCCAcgtgacggcatcacagaaccccgtccacgtgacggcatcacagaaccccgtccacgtgacggcatcacagaaccccgtccaCGTGACgacatcacagaaccccgtccacacgacggcatcacagaactccgtccacgcaatggcatcacagaactccgtccgtgcgacggcatcacagaactccgtccgtgcgacggcatcacagaactccgtccgtgcgaccaCATCACATAAACccgtccgtccgtgcgacggcatcacagaaacccgtccgtccgtgcgacggcatcacagaaaccCGTCCGTCCGTGCgatggcatcacagaaccccgtccgtccgtgcgacggcatcacagaaccccggtcgcacacggccagaatccgtccatgcgacggtcggctgcacgcaggcagacagcccaggtggcggccatgcgtgagttggccgttcacaggcggcggccgcgtgctggcagcagccacccgcgggtaggaaccgccgcagcggcacCGGCCGCGCATGAGCAGTAGCAGCCCCGCGGCGTCAGCGCCGTGACGGCAGTGGCCGCGCACAGGCTAGATCTACCGCTggcagccgcgtacaggcggcagccgcgcacaggcggtagcccgcagccgcgcacaggcggcaacccgcagccgcgtacaggcggccaggccgcaggcagcagcggcagcgccgctcgcgcaggcggcggcggcggcgatggcagattagggttttggcatatttacgtttttaccatcgaggctagggttttgaaaattacagttttaccctttgcaaatatcgtaattacagtttatgttctgtcaacatatttacggttttgccctcgggtctaatttctgccaaattacagttctgccatacgcatattttcgatttatatcttatcaaatatttccgttttttttatcattatgaaattgagaaatttaggttaaattctcaattataaaattgataaatatcatttattataattatgattaattttaatcatgattatatattttttttattatttgattggatttaattttgttaaaaaaaaaaactataaattatggtttattttatggttttctcatatgaattattcattatatatgtggtaaataaaattaaaatccaattattgtttttggaatttttatttatttattcacatgtatatgcttgaaattatcatatgagttttattaatgttcaataattattatggttatttattattgaactgttttgcattattgttcaataattattatgattatttattattgaactgttttacattaaatttcaataattattattgttatttattattgaattgctttgcattaatgttcagtaattgttatggttatttattattgaactgcttttacataaatgttcaataattattattattattttattattgaactgcttagcaaaattaaagaaatattgatgaatattatttgtaatttatttccttaagttttatctgactagaagctgccaaagtggcctaggatgatagactttgtgatatgaattacaataaaagttttatcatttataggacatttttattttatatcatggcattagtcttgtagccaccaaagtgacctggactaatgacttataaaataatattaaagaattagtcctaaatgatattaaagaaataatattcataatggcacatataattatgagatttagataatcccaaaggagaatctaattcaaataattatatgatggggtaggatgatactattttagatatccttgcagtttagggttgtatacccaaaggtaacaatacctattcctcaaggatggtatcagtcctccaaaaaaaaaaaaaatattcttgagtgaatactagatatgttaatatttcacccaaaggtgtaatatagatgatatcaatagttcatcaatttttgacaaactcaaagcattaatgttgttatatatctttttgcagtggtacttccgcatatacattcatatgcttcaagtgtccctgtactttctggatcaaattattcagaatggttagagcatgtgcaatttacaCTGGGTGTgttagatcttgatctagcattacttgttgaaaagcctgcagacttgactgatgaaagtactgcagaacaagttaatgaaatgaaggcttgggaaagatctgataggcttagtttaatgttcataagaatgacaattgcaaataacataaagacttcattaccgattgtaactagcgcaaaggaatatttaaaggttattgaagacagatttaaatctgctgataagtcattggctggcacattgatgaaagaactgactacagctcagtatgatggtactcgaggaattcaggatcatatcctcaatatggctgacaaagctgcaaaacttaaaacattaggcatgaatgttgatgaatctttcctcgtgcaatttattcttaattctcttccttctcagtttggcccattcaagattcactacaatacaaataaggataagtgggacttgaatgagttgactagcatgtgtgttcaggaagaattgagattaaggcaggaaaattcatataatgtcatgacgactactcaaggaggtggtaacaagaaaagaaagttgaagcatcatccatcaaagagatttgctaagtctggaaatgttaaacagactaatgaaaagaaagcctttactgtaaagtgcttcttttgtggcaagaaaggacatgtgaagaaggattgcattaaacgcaagacttggttcgaaaagaaaggtattaactcgacctttgtatgtttcgaatcaaacattacagaagttccttctaacacttggtggatagattccggtgcttcaactcatgttacaaataacatgcagggattcctttcaattcggaaaccaaaagaacatgaaagattcattattatgggaaatcgtcttaaagcgaaagtgatatcaatgggaacttatcgtctacgcttagagacgggtcacttgatggatcttgttgacacatgttatgtccctacaatttctagaaatttgatttctctttctagaattgatgagttgggatattgtatttcttttggtagtggcaaactcagcatattttacgattcaattaaagttggttctggaattctgtgtgatggtttgtacagaattaatttggatcttgagtttgcaaagacactaatgaccctgcaatcaaatgttggattgaaacgtagtttcaataatgaaagatcttccatattgtggcatagacgattgggacatatctccaaggaaagaattgaaagattagtgaaggataatattttggaacatttagacttcactgattttgatatttgtatagattgcattaagggaaagtaaactaaacaaataaagaaaaatgccacaagaagcaaagaactccttgagattattcatactgatatctgcggaccactccacattccttgttttagtggagaaaaatatttcatcacatttatagatgatctgtccagatatggcaaagtttatctaatacatgaaaagtctcaagccgttgatactcttgaagtatacataaatgaggttgagagacaattagatagaaaagttaaaattgtcagatccgacagaggtggtgaattttatggcagatatgatggatctagtcagaatattggtccttttgctagattcctagaacaacggggtatttgtgctcaatatgcattaccaggtgtgccacagcagaacggtgttgctgaaaggcgaaatcgtactctgatggatatggttaggagcatgatgagttattcctctgtacctgagtcgatgtggggtgaagctcttaggacagctatgtacatcttgaacagggttcctagcaagtcagtttcatcgactccatttgagttatggactggtaggaagcccagtttgagacatttacatatttggggatgtcctgcagagataagagtattcaatccacatgaaaagaaattggagccaagaactatttcaggatattttattggttatccagaaaaatccaagggatacagattttattgccctaatcatagtatgagaatagtagaatctggtaatgcaaaattcctagaaaatggcgaaatcagtgggagtgaaaaatctcgaaggattaattttgatattgaggagattcaggttaattctcccatatcatctcctgtccgagagattgttgttcctcaaatcaatgagagtattgatgagggtgaacaacaaaataacatccaagaactctcacatgatgttgatgtcgccgctgatgatcttgtagaacaatcacaattggcagatttgagaagatctcaaaggaaaaggaaacatgccatttctgatgattatgttgtatatctacaagaatcagattatgatataggaataaaaagagaccccttatcgttttcacaagccatagaaagtaacgattctgaaaaatggtatgatgcaatgaaagaagagttaaaatcaatggtacagaatgatgtctgggatctcgttgaattgcccaatgattgtaaaagagtcggttgtaaatgggtctttaagacaaaacgtgactcaacgggcaatatcgaacgatataaagccagacttgtggccaaaggtttttctcagaaggaaggcatcgactataatgagactttttctcctgtttctaaaaaggactcattgagaatcgttatggcattagtagctcattatgatcttgagttgcatcagatggatgtgaaaacagcatttctgaatggggatctggatgaggaaatctatatggaacaacctgaaggattcatagaaaagggaaaagaaagttgggcttgtaaacttaagaaatccatttatggccttaaacaagcttccagacaatggtatataaagtttcataataccattacttccttcggatttaaggaaaacactgttgatcagtgtatatacctgaaggtaagtgggagcaagtttattatattggtcttatatgtggatgatattttacttgccagcagtgatcttggtttattgcacgaaaccaaaatatttctcaacaagaactttaagatggttgatatgaatgaggcatcctacgtcattggcattgagatattcagggatagatctcaaggattattaggattgtctcagaaaggatatattgatcgtatcttggagagatttaatatgcagttttgctcaaccaatgatatgcctattactaaaggtgaaaaattcagtcaaaaccagtgcccaagaaatgacttagaaaagaatcaaatgaagaatattccttatggatgcgcagttggaagtctactatatgctcaaacctgtacaagaccagatatcagttttgcagttgcaatgctgggtagatatcaaagcaacccaggaatggaacattggaaagctgcaaagaaagtaatgagatatctacaagggacaaaagattatatgctcacatacaggagatctgatcagcttgaagtaactggatattcagatgctgattttgcaaattgcctcgacagtaggaagtccacttcaggatttgtatttatgttagctggtggggcaatttcttggaaaagtgcaaagcaatcgcttattgcatcatcaacaatggaagctgaatttgtggcatgctttgaggccacaaatcaagctttatggctgcgaaattttatctcaggacttggtgtggtcgactcaattgccaagccgctgaagatattttgtgataacaccgcagcagttttcttctctaagaatggcaagtactctagtggttccaagcacattgagttaaagtacttggtggttagagaaagagtccagaaacagcaagtgtcaattgagaacttgagcaccactatgatgattgctgatccattgacaaaagccttacagtgcaaaatattcaaagaacatgttcttagaatggggcttgtgagcaagtcataaaggatatggtgatgcatgtttatgtggatgctattattgacattttacttaattaaagttatctgtttctgttatcctgtttacatttatgtttatgcatattatggttgaatgtaataacaggattgtcttgacaagacaaattacaggggtcattatggactatgttaggaaagactaacaatgttgtggtacatagaagggagtatgacattgatgaaatacaaccgctatgactcgcattgatagttggacttaatatagtattattgtatttattggacttattggcttatttttaaaaacatggccatgtataaaatgttttttcaaaatttttggaatccaattaggtaaaattgttttcaaacaaattttgttttgtttgttttgattttgtatctcttttatatcttatcaattaatgggccaagtgggagaatgttagaatatgtggccttttattgaataagatatataatagaattgggttccgttgcgatattttagccaagactaagtccactacggaacgattcctcggagatatccttgatgggaggaaatcttctgagatctcatctcatcgtagacccgtgggtggttagtgtgttagagcgttgcacctctccgttgaggaattcagttattctcctcgtcTCTCTCCCCAAAAGCCcgctccccaaatccatcaatctgtgtgatcctgtgaaaggataggaagagaggagaaagggtctactcttcgcactccctgtagattccgcagcgcgatcggattaaagacggaagacggagcctgcagcaatcttggatcacggtgtgctaagcagatcaaacaagatctctgaacggatggcatcaaaaggtacacatcgtataattagatctatgtattgaatttcaatcctggcatataggttaattccgcataattgatttagcataattacagatttttatgcttacaatctcaggtacttttctttctttctttgccaAATCCTGTTTTTTTGAGAATTTCTCTGTTTCGGAGATACTCGATCTGGTGTCCTAAGAGCCATTGACCGCGGTTTCCTTTTTGCTGTTCGATCTCGTCTCTTCATTGTTTTGTTGCTGCAAATCTTAAAATTCTCCTTGATCTGATGTATACCTGGGCTCCGTAATATCTTTTTCTTCAGATCATGGTTCCGCGCGACTatagttttctctctctctttgatcTCAGTGGCTGGTGAACTTTTTGTTGATGTTAATACTATGGATCTAATAGATCGGAAAGAATGGGGCTCACGTTCGCTAAGCTCTTCAGCCGCCTCTTTGCGAAGAAGGAGATGCGGATCCTCATGGTTGGGCTTGATGCGGCCGGTAAGACGACTATCCTGTACAAGCTGAAGCTCGGGGAGATCGTCACCACCATACCGACCATCGGTGAGGATTACTTGCCTCAGTTTATCTTTTTTATTGAACCGAGTTGA comes from Musa acuminata AAA Group cultivar baxijiao chromosome BXJ3-3, Cavendish_Baxijiao_AAA, whole genome shotgun sequence and encodes:
- the LOC103977756 gene encoding uncharacterized protein LOC103977756, encoding MEACERDLVEGMESMAVDERSSRSAKVIDLLRRFLGVQQRRAEAYAKLRRGFTEYMSNGGELAYQQLCKEITVEFNDCSKEVLEMESLLLMPDLSRGDLADLLKAVQAQEKQKLHLTARIQILKKAGRPSERLVSHENCRFEKPTEHECVHVHEITEAAGTEDAEADAEYDGALKEAICGVQDAVTNINEHLEEVRYEIEALESE